The bacterium genome contains the following window.
ACTAATTGGAAAAAATTCTTTCTGCATTTGTGCTTTGAATATGTCCTTGAGACAGGTTATTCTTTGTCCCCAGCCGAGAGCGAGAATATTAATTTTTTGTTTTTTGTTAAATGCAGGAGCGAAAAAAGGAAATCCCTGGATATGGTCCCAATGAAAGTGGGTGAAAGCAATAAAAATTTCACCTTGTTTGTGTCCGCTTTCAAGGAAGTCTTTTCCTAATTCACGAATACCTGTTCCCGCGTCAAGTATCGCAATATTATTCGAATCTTTATCTCGTACCTGGATACATGTTGTATTTCCACCGAACTCCTGGAAGTCAGTATGGCAGACGGGTACCGAACCACGAGTTCCATAAAACTTGACAAACATTATTTAAAGTAGCCTTCACTTTTAAGTTTGCGCACAAGCTCATCCGAAAAAGAATTTATCACATCAGATGCTTTATCCGGTTCAACAGTTTCTGAAACTCCACTCCAGATTAATTTTTTGTCTGTGGTTTCATAAACATTTGTTTCTAGGACAACTACTACATTTTGAGAAAGGTATCCAGAGCTATTCGCATATGAAATTCCCGCATAGTAATAACCATAAAAACCATAGTAAGAGTTATACGGAATCGTGTACAGATATCCGGCTTTATAATCTCGGTTAGCATCCACAGCAACCAGTCTGGACACCACAACTGCCTCTACATCAAGCTCTTTAAAATATTTTTCAAAAGCTGTTGAGTCAATTGCAACATCGTATGGCATATGATCCATTGAAGGAGTTGCGTAGATTCCACCATCATTAAAAGCTTTTGCCATTCCATCTTCAAAATTTCTTCTGAGTAGCGGTTTTTCTTTATTTACAATTCCAAGCACAAGAACTTTTTCTATATTTCCTTTTTGATATGAATCATTCTGCCACTCTCCAATTATTTCAGTCTTTGTTGATGAACAGGATATAAATAGTGTAGTAAAAAACACCAGTAAAATTAAAATCCGCAAAATATTTTTCATTAGAATTCCTAATTGATTCAATTTAATATTTAATTAATATATTGGATATCCGACTCGAACCGGGGGATAGTAACCAGCTCCATACGGTCCACCCCAGGCTCCGGGAACATACACACCAACGCCAACACTAACCTGGCCAGTTCCGCAGCCACTTAAAGAAAATAGAATAAATATTACAATTGCAGCAAGCAAAACTATTAGTTTATTTCTCATTCTTTAACCTCATTAAATTCTCCTTTTTCCAATGGCCATTTTTGAACTGTGAAAACAGCTCCGGAAGGATCAGCAATAATAGCAGCATTGTTACCGGCAATTCCTTCTGTTCCGAGATATACTGTTCCACCAAGCTGTTCAACTCTTTTCACTATTGCAGAAGGATCTTTCACAGCAATGTACGGCATCCAGTGGGGTTTAACATTTTCAAATGGGATTTTGATAATACCAGCGCGTGGTCTGTTTTCTTTTTCTAGCACGATGTACTGATTTTCTGCCCGGGTGTCAAATGTCTTATGATTATATCCAATTAAATCTGTATAAAACTTTACTGACTTGTCAACATCATTCGTCCATAGCTCTGTCCAAAACCATTGATTGTAAATTGGATCTTGATCTATTGGATCGCCGCTACTTGATTTGACGAAAGCGAAAACCGCATTCTGAGAATCAAACACAAATGAAACCATGCCTCTGTTGGGCAGTTCGAAAGGATCTCTGTATATCTTACCACCAATAGATTTTATAAAGTTGACACTCTGATTGATATCAGCGACTGAAAGATAACTGATCCATTGAGAATATCTGTGCTTTTGTTCGACGTCTCTTAAACGGAACATCCCGGCGATCGGTTTACCGTTATGCAGCACAACAGTATAATCATTATCCGTTTCGCCAATGTCAAGATAAGTCCATCCAAATAACTCAGCATAGAAATTTTTTACTGATGGAATGTCGTCCGTCATTAAATCACGCCAAATAAATTTTCCAGGGTGTGATTCACCTGTGGGAGTTGTATTTATTGGCGGGACAATTGGTAAATCCTGCGAGCATCCAATGATTAATAGAAGGGAGATGATAATAAGAAAATAAGTTCTAAATATTTCCATTTAATGATTATACTATTCTAAATTGTTAAGTTATTTTTTGCTTATAATTTATTGAACTCTTATCAATTTAATAATACGGCAGATAAATCAATAACAACAAATTATAACTCAAATCCAAGTAAAACTTTTATCTGCGAGTATTCGAAATCCGATTGACGACTAACCATTTCGTTATCATCTCCCGGTGTTATATTAATCGTATTCTCAAGCGTTTGTGAACCAAATGAATATACTACTCCCACCGTAACTTCTGATTTTAAAAAATTAAATGTGGAACCACCGGCGATATGTATCAAGTCCCAGGCTGAGTAAGGTGCAAGATTTGTGGTTGTGTTTTCCATATGGGCTGAAAAGTCGGTTGTAACACTCAAAGAAAATATCAGACTGTCGCTTGCGAAGTAATCAAATCCGGCACCGAAGTTTACAATACTTTTAGCTTCGTGTGTTAGATCATTAGTCAAAGTTTCTCCAGAGCTTTGGGATAAGTATGATTCAGTATCGAGCACATAAAATTTGCTGATTGCATCGTACCATTCAGCACTTAAGTGAAGTATTACTTTACCAAAATTATAAGAACCTCCGATACCTGCTGCCCAGGAAGATTTAAATTGTGATTCAACCTCTTCCTGGTAATTGCTTTCAAATCGATTAGTATCTATTCCAGAAATAAACAAATGAGTACCAACTGAGCCTGTGCCGAAAATATTAACACTTGGAGTGGTAGCTGTTATTCCGATAGTTAATGGTTTAAGGTTTAAGCCTAATCCTACTTTTGCTAATGCACGACAATTGTTATATCGATAGTTATTAATATTTGAGTATGATGCAATATCCCCGTCTGATAGTAATGCTTGAAGAATATTAATAGAAGTTGCTTTATGACTTCGGTAAGAAATATATCCTGTAACTCCAACACCCACTATTTGGCTGAGTTTAGTTGAGTAAGTAATGCCACCCCATACGTCACTAAATTTTTTCTCTGAGTTAATTCCCCCGGCAAAACTTTCTTTACCAGGTGACGACTCAATTACTTCAAGTGAATCAATAACCCTGGCTGCAAATTCCGAATTAGAGTTTTGTCTGGTTAATATTGAAAAAGCTAGACGATCATCCCCAAGAAAATTGAATGCGAGATCGAATGCAACAAAGTTTGGAGAAGGAACGATTGAAGAATATTCAAGATCTTTTCCTTCTGCTGCTCCATCTTTAATTGTGTAATTATCTAGTTGATAGACCTGTGCACTTAAAATAAATTTTACATCAGGGAACAGAGCAATGGCCCCGGGATTATAAAATGTTGCACTTAGATCTGACACACTTCCAATTACCGCACCACCCAGCAAGGTAGATCTTGTTCCATATTGAATGTTCCAGTAATTATTTTCCTGAGCAAGCATGTTTTTGTTAATAGCTGATAGCAACCCAAAAGTAACCAGTAGATAAATCAAAATATTTTTCATCTCGTTCTCCTAAAATTCGTATTTGAGTGAAGTATCAATACTATAGTCATACTGTGAAGCAGTTAAAGATTGGAGTTCACTGTCGTATTCAAGATAAAAAGTAAGATCCCAGTAAAAATCGATGAACATTTCCCAGCTTAACTGGGCATTGTAATTAAACCTGAACCTGCCTAAGTCAGTAAAACTTGGTAAGATGTTAACATATGTAAGCAAGCTTGCCTTTGGATGATCATATTTGAAAAACTGGTATTGTGCATTAATCAGACCTTCCAGGTTATAAGTTGGATTACTCTGATCTGCTTTCAATTCCCGGTTAAATGATAGTCCTGCCAGACCATAAAGCCATTGATTACCCGACTGGATTAAATTGTTTCCAATGCCACCGCCGAGCGATGCTCTAAGTTTGACTCCAAGTTCCGTGTTGGATTCAATTGACGCAAGTCCAGCTGCGAACCAATTATAATCAAGATTATGCTGGTAGGTAAAGGATAAATCCTGTTTTCTGGAAGTAGGATCACTTTCTGTTGTTGTAATAATTGAATTTAAAGTTAGTTCAGAGTAATTAATTTTTGTTCTGTATTTTGCATTACCGCCAAGGCTGAGTTGACCAACCTGGCTTGCCTTTGTGAAACTGAAACCAAATTTGATATAACCATCGAGTATATCCCAGAAAGATTCCTTTATTCTATTAATTCTAACAACATATTTCATAAAAAGATTATGCTCCAGTGTAACACCCTTAACGATCATCATCCCTTCATCGTCGGAGGGACTAATTGAACCAAAAAAGACTCTCCCATCAGTTACCTCTACTTCAAAAAAATTCTCTGTTTGAATGCTTTTAATTTTATCCCATTGTATGCTTACAGTTTCCATATTATCTGTTTTGTAATTGAGAATGCCTACTCTTAAACTTTTAACTTCACCGGTTATTTTATCGCCATTATTTAAGATTACTACATCTGTTTTTTGAGCAAAAGAAGAGGCACTTATTAAAAGAGATATTATTAAAATGATAAAAAAATTGGAATATGCTATTGATGTCAATTGCATGGGTGTTTCTATTTAGCTATTCCGTCTTTTCAGGACCAAGTAGAATTGCAAGCCACCGGGTTTCATCAGAACTATCAAGAGCTATTTTTATGGCGATAGTGAGTGGAACCGAAAGCAGCATACCAATCGGCCCAAGAATCCATCCCCAAAAAATAAGAGATAAGAATACAACAAGAGTGGAAAGTCCCAAACCTTTACCCATAAATTTTGGTTCAAGAATATTCCCCATAATTGTATTAATGACAATATAGCCGAGCAATACTATCAATGCTTTGCCGAATCCAATCTGGATTATGGTCAAAAGCACAGGTGGAATTAACGCAATTATGGAACCGATATTAGGAATGAAGTTGAGCGCAAAAGCAAGCACAGCCCAGAGCAGGGGATAATCAACTCCAACTATTATCAGTAGAATATAGACGAGTAAACCAGTCCCTAAACTGATAAATGTTTTAATAGCGATATATTTATTTATGTTATGAGTAACATCCTTGATTCTTGAAAGAGAATTTTCCGGATCGCTGGACATTTTTTTGATTTTTATTGGAAGGCTAACTTCTTCGAGCATGATGAAAATCACTGTAAGCAGAATAAGAAACCCGTTTGTGAATAGATTACTCACCTGGTTAAAAGTATCTCCCACAATTTGAAATATTACAGCCGGATTAAATGCATTTGTAATCTCGAAATCGGACTCGATGAATCCTTTTTCTATCAGCCAGGTTATGATTGCCTGTGTCTGGCTCTGCAGTTTTTCTTCATAAAGAGGTAATCTTGTTGAAAAGTCAGTTACAGATGTACCGATTAGCAGTCCGATCAAAAAAATGAAACCTAAAAAGATGAGAATTATCAGAACGAGAGCAATGCCTCTCGGAATTTTTTTCTCTTGCAGCCAGATAAATGGAGGCAGTGCAATAATGGATATAAATAAAGACAGAAGGAATGGAACCACAATTGATTCGGCTGCTTTCATGCCGGCAACAATGATTACAAAGCTGGCAAGAATCACCATTACCTGAAAACTTTTTCCTGTTTTATTGATTGGCCCAGTCATGCTTTATTGAATTTGAATATTAATTGCCAAATGCGTAACCCAATCCAATTGTATATTCAAAACCAGTATTCATTGCATCGTCGTCATAAAAATTAGATTGATAATTTACACCTGCATCAACACTGATGTTTTCTATAACATTTATCGTAAACCCTAAACCGACCTGCCAGGCAAACTTAACAAGATTCTCTGCTTCATTCTCTCCAACAATATCACCATTCGTAAAAACTAAATTTAAACCGGTCATAAACTGGACAAATGGCATAAACATATTGTCAACAAAATAATATCTTCCACCTGCTTCGATAGGAATCATTGTCAGATAAGCATCTTCATTCATCATATCATCATTAAGTTTATTGCTGATGATGCCAGTTCGCATCATAAGATAATTATGATCAGGAAAAGCGATTCCATAACCAAGGTAACCACCTGAAGCATTTGACCAGACATTTCCAAAATTTCCGATATTCCTGATGTACAATCCTTCAACGAATATTCTGTTTTTAAGATAATTATCGGATTGTGCCGAACCGGAAAATAATGCAGCGGCTGAAATTAAAATTATTATTGTTAAAATTATTTTTTTCATATTGAAATTCCTTTAAAAGAAATTCTGTTTATTCTCAAATAATTATAAGTCAAGTATAGCAGTTCTGAAAAATATTCTTCCAACAGGATGAGTTTTGAAAACATCGCTGGCTTCTCTGCTGTATTCGACGCCGTTGATAATACCTTCATAAGAATCATAATAACTGTTTCTCCAGTAAACTCCTGTGCTGAATCCGATTGAGAAATATTTTGTAATTGGATATTGTGCCTCCAGTATCAGGAAGTGAATGTGATGTTTGGAATTATCAGGCTGCGATTGTGTCCAAAGCCAGGCACCGTAGTACATCACACTAACATAATTCCAGATGCCATTTTGAACAGCAGCATAAAGTCTAGTTCCAACACCCGGTCCAAAGTCATTTGCTCTGCCTTCAACGTCAATGTAGTAATCGTTTGGAGTAGCTGCCATCATCATTCCATTTATTCCTACACGCGTTATGATATTAGTTTTTTCCCCAATGGGAAAAACAGAAGACAGGTGAGGGAATATCTGAGTTGAACCGAATAAAAAGCCCTTGTATGTGGTATCATTTTCTGAAATTTCTTCTTTTATTAGATCATTAAAATTGAAATCGAGACTAACATCAAAGCGGTGCTTGTTGTTTTCCAATTCCCAGCCAAATAAAAATCCTGTACTATTCATTGTCGTCAAATGAGGTTTATTAGAAGCGATTGCAAATTCAAATCCGAAAAAATCAAATGGTTTTTTTACTTTGAAACGATTTCCGTAAGCTATATTCAATGTAAAGAGTCCTTCGACCTCTTTAGAAGTATAATGTTCATCTCCATCTTTATCCATTGATCTTGAGCCACCATCGAATGTAATTAGAAAATTTTTTGGTCTGCTCCATTCCGGGTTATCAAAACTTTGTCCCATCTCTCCGGAAATTGCTCTGTTAAATCCTCTCACAGGATTGAGTAACGATCCCCAGATCTCTGACCAGACTCTTTCTGAACCAGTTGCTCGATTATCTGTAACCATAGATGATAATCTGTAAAGTATTTCTCCAAGGTTAGCACCTCCAACGCCCGTGTATATCCAGTCATTGAATGAAGGTCGGAAAGTTTCACCAAAGAATTCCCACACAGCACTACCTGTAAGAGAAAAGGCAGATGATCCCCAGAAATCATATCCGTTTGTTCTTCCGGCATTAAAAAATAAAGCGCCGTGATATGGATGTGAAAAGTTGTTTGTCAGGAAATTATCTCCATCGTACTCAAATCCGTTTTGCAGGTTGCTCCACCAGGTTTTTGAAGAAACATTAGCCCAATTATCTTCGGGATCTTCCCATGTTCTGAACCACTTAGCGAGTGCCCACGGGATAAACTCAAGAATAGCTACTTCACCGACTCCAACCCAAAAATGCTTTTCGGATTCCCATGGTATAAAGTCTCCGTTATTTAAATTGTTCGGGAGATTAACTGAACCCCATTTGTTAACTGATTCTGACTTATGTACCAAACTTTTCTGGTATTTAGAATCCCCATTATTATTTAAATAATAGCTGGTCAAATACAATGATTCATTTGTTTCTGATTCTGCTTCACCCCTCTTGTTGAATTTGCTATCCTGCGCAATGTTACTAGAGGACAAGAGGAAGGTAAGCAGGAGCAAATATCGGGTTGATAGTTTAAAACCGTGCGAATGTATCATATAAATGTGCTCTCACTTAGAAAAATTTATAGCAATGAGATGTTAAAATAATTAACGCGAAATAATTAGTTCTTATTTCCAAAAAATTAAAATAAAATAATTTTACTTGTCAGATTTATCTGGTGGAAACTGAGCTAATATTTTATTTACTGCATTATTAATATTTTCAGTCCTTTCCTCAACAGTTGGGGATTGTTCCATCGCACCCGAACCGATTCCACGCCAAACTAACTTTTGCTCTGCCATATCGATGATGTCAATAACTAATGTTCCTTCATCGTACTGAGTTACATCAACTCCACCTGTACCATACATTCCGGGTCTGCCCCAGTAACCATAACCATATCCGTATCCATAAGATTGAATATTCGTTTTGGTTTTTGAGCTAAACATTAGTGCAATTCCGAAATCTGCCTTGTCTGCAACTGTATAACCCTTTGCATCCAATTCATTCTTTATTGCAGCACCTAATTTATCAGCACCTGAGGCTGATCGATTCCAGCTTCTGAGGAAAGAGGTATGAAACCATAAGTTTTCAGTTTTGAAAAATCATATTCAGGATCATAGTCCTGATTTACTGAAATGCTTGAACATCCTGTACAAATCAAAGTAGCAATTAAAAGAATCAAAAATGAAAAG
Protein-coding sequences here:
- a CDS encoding VOC family protein; its protein translation is MEIFRTYFLIIISLLLIIGCSQDLPIVPPINTTPTGESHPGKFIWRDLMTDDIPSVKNFYAELFGWTYLDIGETDNDYTVVLHNGKPIAGMFRLRDVEQKHRYSQWISYLSVADINQSVNFIKSIGGKIYRDPFELPNRGMVSFVFDSQNAVFAFVKSSSGDPIDQDPIYNQWFWTELWTNDVDKSVKFYTDLIGYNHKTFDTRAENQYIVLEKENRPRAGIIKIPFENVKPHWMPYIAVKDPSAIVKRVEQLGGTVYLGTEGIAGNNAAIIADPSGAVFTVQKWPLEKGEFNEVKE
- a CDS encoding DUF481 domain-containing protein translates to MTSIAYSNFFIILIISLLISASSFAQKTDVVILNNGDKITGEVKSLRVGILNYKTDNMETVSIQWDKIKSIQTENFFEVEVTDGRVFFGSISPSDDEGMMIVKGVTLEHNLFMKYVVRINRIKESFWDILDGYIKFGFSFTKASQVGQLSLGGNAKYRTKINYSELTLNSIITTTESDPTSRKQDLSFTYQHNLDYNWFAAGLASIESNTELGVKLRASLGGGIGNNLIQSGNQWLYGLAGLSFNRELKADQSNPTYNLEGLINAQYQFFKYDHPKASLLTYVNILPSFTDLGRFRFNYNAQLSWEMFIDFYWDLTFYLEYDSELQSLTASQYDYSIDTSLKYEF
- a CDS encoding AI-2E family transporter, with protein sequence MTGPINKTGKSFQVMVILASFVIIVAGMKAAESIVVPFLLSLFISIIALPPFIWLQEKKIPRGIALVLIILIFLGFIFLIGLLIGTSVTDFSTRLPLYEEKLQSQTQAIITWLIEKGFIESDFEITNAFNPAVIFQIVGDTFNQVSNLFTNGFLILLTVIFIMLEEVSLPIKIKKMSSDPENSLSRIKDVTHNINKYIAIKTFISLGTGLLVYILLIIVGVDYPLLWAVLAFALNFIPNIGSIIALIPPVLLTIIQIGFGKALIVLLGYIVINTIMGNILEPKFMGKGLGLSTLVVFLSLIFWGWILGPIGMLLSVPLTIAIKIALDSSDETRWLAILLGPEKTE
- a CDS encoding outer membrane beta-barrel protein codes for the protein MKKIILTIIILISAAALFSGSAQSDNYLKNRIFVEGLYIRNIGNFGNVWSNASGGYLGYGIAFPDHNYLMMRTGIISNKLNDDMMNEDAYLTMIPIEAGGRYYFVDNMFMPFVQFMTGLNLVFTNGDIVGENEAENLVKFAWQVGLGFTINVIENISVDAGVNYQSNFYDDDAMNTGFEYTIGLGYAFGN
- a CDS encoding DUF3943 domain-containing protein, producing the protein MVHKSESVNKWGSVNLPNNLNNGDFIPWESEKHFWVGVGEVAILEFIPWALAKWFRTWEDPEDNWANVSSKTWWSNLQNGFEYDGDNFLTNNFSHPYHGALFFNAGRTNGYDFWGSSAFSLTGSAVWEFFGETFRPSFNDWIYTGVGGANLGEILYRLSSMVTDNRATGSERVWSEIWGSLLNPVRGFNRAISGEMGQSFDNPEWSRPKNFLITFDGGSRSMDKDGDEHYTSKEVEGLFTLNIAYGNRFKVKKPFDFFGFEFAIASNKPHLTTMNSTGFLFGWELENNKHRFDVSLDFNFNDLIKEEISENDTTYKGFLFGSTQIFPHLSSVFPIGEKTNIITRVGINGMMMAATPNDYYIDVEGRANDFGPGVGTRLYAAVQNGIWNYVSVMYYGAWLWTQSQPDNSKHHIHFLILEAQYPITKYFSIGFSTGVYWRNSYYDSYEGIINGVEYSREASDVFKTHPVGRIFFRTAILDL
- a CDS encoding DUF4136 domain-containing protein → MDAKGYTVADKADFGIALMFSSKTKTNIQSYGYGYGYGYWGRPGMYGTGGVDVTQYDEGTLVIDIIDMAEQKLVWRGIGSGAMEQSPTVEERTENINNAVNKILAQFPPDKSDK